Proteins from a single region of Corynebacterium casei LMG S-19264:
- a CDS encoding MurR/RpiR family transcriptional regulator → MNAAEPTFQERYIDAGPRLTPIEKKIGDYLLRNPDEVMGSSALRIAEATGTSDASVIRTIKGLGYQGLRELKKEFLENILVRRSSSSILGHDIESIQTNKRPADNMLENSAAILEAFRQGFDHDAFDRCVDLLVESRRIYTYGLGPGSMVAGFLATHLKRVGFDAEALMLAGYRLADDLLSMEQDDCVVLVAPFHQTTEVDVIVDHTKAVGAKVVLVTEALGLSLQDRVDVIIKTPPTISNVVSEHLTPFVFSYVLTMQLASRQKEAALKRNQLFNDLSAKFTGRPDFSSPIFLTDMPEDVPED, encoded by the coding sequence GTGAACGCTGCGGAACCAACTTTTCAGGAGCGCTACATTGACGCCGGCCCACGGCTGACGCCTATCGAGAAGAAGATTGGTGATTATCTACTGCGAAACCCGGATGAGGTTATGGGTTCCTCGGCCTTGCGGATCGCGGAAGCGACCGGAACTAGCGATGCATCAGTTATCCGAACTATCAAAGGTTTGGGATATCAGGGACTCCGAGAACTAAAGAAAGAGTTCCTTGAAAACATCTTGGTGCGTAGAAGCTCCTCGTCAATTCTGGGCCATGACATTGAGAGCATTCAAACTAACAAGCGCCCGGCGGACAATATGCTGGAGAACTCCGCCGCCATTCTGGAAGCCTTTCGCCAAGGATTTGACCATGATGCCTTCGATCGTTGCGTTGATCTTCTCGTGGAATCACGACGGATTTACACCTACGGCCTGGGCCCGGGTTCCATGGTCGCAGGGTTCTTAGCAACTCACCTGAAGCGCGTGGGTTTCGATGCCGAAGCACTAATGCTTGCTGGTTACAGGCTTGCAGATGACCTTTTATCCATGGAGCAAGACGACTGCGTGGTTCTAGTAGCTCCATTTCACCAGACCACCGAAGTAGATGTCATCGTCGATCACACGAAAGCAGTTGGCGCGAAGGTGGTGTTAGTGACCGAAGCATTAGGCTTGTCACTGCAGGATCGCGTGGATGTCATCATCAAAACTCCACCCACAATCTCCAATGTTGTCAGCGAGCACCTGACGCCTTTTGTTTTCAGCTACGTGCTCACCATGCAATTAGCATCGCGGCAAAAAGAGGCAGCGCTCAAGCGCAACCAGCTGTTTAATGACCTCTCCGCAAAGTTCACCGGTCGCCCCGACTTTTCCTCGCCGATATTCCTCACGGACATGCCGGAAGACGTCCCCGAGGATTAA
- a CDS encoding SDR family oxidoreductase: protein MTIPENQKVAVVTGASSGIGAASARLLANDGWHVVVAARRKDKLDALAEEIGGTAVELDVTKQESVDALAAQLPRVDLLVNNAGGAKGLEPLVETSIDDWNWMYETNVLGTVRLIQALIKKIEAAPDNSGLIINMSSIAGWSVYEGGSGYNAAKHGVRVVSRALRLENHNIRTTEIIPGRVATDFSLVRFEGDADRAKSVYDGQLNLVAEDVAESVRWVASLPNHVNIDRLELKPRTQS from the coding sequence ATGACAATCCCAGAGAACCAAAAAGTTGCTGTAGTTACCGGAGCATCGTCAGGCATTGGCGCAGCCAGCGCGCGATTGTTGGCCAACGATGGCTGGCACGTTGTCGTGGCCGCGCGCCGCAAGGACAAGCTGGATGCTTTGGCCGAGGAAATCGGTGGCACCGCCGTTGAATTAGACGTGACCAAGCAAGAATCTGTTGACGCATTGGCGGCGCAGCTGCCACGCGTTGACCTGCTGGTTAACAATGCCGGCGGCGCGAAGGGCCTGGAACCGCTGGTGGAGACATCCATCGATGACTGGAACTGGATGTATGAAACCAACGTGCTGGGCACGGTGCGTTTGATTCAAGCGCTGATTAAAAAGATTGAAGCTGCACCTGATAACTCCGGCCTGATTATCAACATGAGCTCCATCGCGGGCTGGAGCGTGTATGAAGGCGGCTCCGGATACAACGCAGCAAAGCACGGCGTGCGGGTGGTTTCCCGCGCATTGCGCCTGGAAAACCACAACATCCGCACCACGGAAATCATCCCGGGACGCGTGGCAACGGACTTCTCCCTAGTGCGTTTCGAGGGCGACGCAGACCGCGCGAAGTCCGTCTATGACGGTCAGCTCAACCTAGTCGCCGAAGACGTCGCTGAGTCCGTGCGTTGGGTGGCGTCGCTGCCGAACCACGTCAACATCGACAGGCTAGAACTGAAGCCCCGTACCCAAAGCTAA
- a CDS encoding LysE family translocator, producing MTFASLLTLIGVWLAVCIAPGPDVVQVMRVASRSVRAGLWCTAGITAGIAVWLTASLAGMSALIAARPSLLGILQLFGGAFLIWMGIQSVRSGFSARRAPSRVVGTENSAPTAEPPEAAAAAQTKLPVLTAGRSFRLGLYTNLSNPKALVFFGAVFAQFIRPEISIAWTFAVGIILLVISGTWFVIVTLIVRIFSTWLGKYSPLIDIIAGVIFILLGIVMVYEGIIQPF from the coding sequence GTGACTTTCGCATCTCTTCTCACCCTCATTGGCGTCTGGCTCGCAGTCTGTATCGCCCCAGGTCCGGATGTGGTTCAGGTGATGCGAGTGGCCTCGCGCTCGGTGCGCGCCGGGCTGTGGTGCACCGCTGGAATCACGGCGGGCATCGCAGTTTGGCTCACCGCGTCGTTGGCGGGCATGTCCGCGCTGATTGCCGCGCGCCCCAGCTTGCTGGGCATCCTGCAACTGTTCGGCGGCGCGTTTTTGATTTGGATGGGCATCCAATCCGTGCGCTCAGGTTTTAGCGCCAGGCGTGCCCCATCGCGCGTGGTGGGAACAGAAAACTCCGCACCCACAGCTGAACCGCCAGAAGCGGCCGCGGCGGCACAGACCAAGCTGCCAGTGCTCACCGCGGGGCGATCATTTCGCCTGGGGCTTTACACCAACCTGTCCAACCCCAAGGCGCTGGTGTTCTTCGGCGCCGTATTCGCGCAGTTTATCCGGCCCGAAATATCGATTGCCTGGACCTTTGCCGTCGGAATCATCCTGCTGGTCATATCGGGTACCTGGTTTGTCATCGTCACGCTCATCGTGCGGATATTTTCCACATGGCTGGGCAAATACTCGCCGTTGATTGACATCATTGCTGGTGTCATCTTCATTCTGTTGGGAATCGTGATGGTTTATGAAGGAATCATCCAACCGTTCTAG
- a CDS encoding YbjQ family protein: protein MIFTTTHNVEGREIDTYIRIIAGETVTGINFLKDIGASFRSFTGGRSAGYEEEAVRARESALNELWNRGQEVGADAVVGIAFDYSPMGASNDMLMVTATGTAVKLKPQH, encoded by the coding sequence ATGATTTTTACTACCACGCACAATGTTGAAGGCCGCGAGATTGACACCTACATCCGCATCATCGCGGGTGAAACAGTCACTGGTATTAACTTCCTCAAAGACATCGGCGCATCCTTCCGTTCCTTCACCGGCGGCCGATCCGCAGGCTATGAAGAAGAAGCAGTCCGCGCCCGCGAATCCGCACTCAACGAACTATGGAACCGCGGCCAAGAAGTCGGCGCCGATGCCGTGGTGGGCATCGCTTTTGATTACTCCCCAATGGGCGCATCCAACGACATGTTGATGGTCACCGCCACCGGCACCGCGGTCAAACTCAAGCCACAGCACTAG
- a CDS encoding MGMT family protein: MSEPAEPSEVAQRVLYIAGLIPPGNVSTYGEVGKAADATARQVGSIMRLWGSRISWWRVIKADGSSHDFDRAKSHWEDEGIQLRGMKVRMDLCGLDHRDLRDIVKHMPPAAAESVNLAAGCKLGGYERHRSTDLG, from the coding sequence GTGTCCGAACCTGCGGAACCGTCGGAGGTAGCCCAGCGCGTGCTTTATATCGCCGGGCTTATCCCGCCGGGCAACGTCTCCACCTACGGTGAAGTGGGCAAAGCTGCTGATGCCACCGCGCGCCAAGTCGGCTCCATCATGCGGCTATGGGGCTCACGCATAAGCTGGTGGCGAGTCATCAAAGCCGACGGCAGCTCCCACGACTTCGACCGCGCCAAATCCCACTGGGAAGACGAAGGGATCCAACTGCGCGGCATGAAAGTGCGCATGGATTTGTGCGGATTAGATCATCGGGATCTCAGGGACATCGTTAAGCACATGCCCCCTGCGGCGGCCGAAAGTGTGAATCTGGCTGCCGGCTGTAAACTAGGTGGCTATGAGCGACATCGAAGTACCGATCTCGGGTGA
- a CDS encoding RNA-binding S4 domain-containing protein: MSDIEVPISGESIKLGQFIKLASLVSTGGEAKAAIAEGEVTVNGEVDTRRGATLHAGDKVCVGTMCAVVGVADDDDDDYFDEATADDDFDPEKWRNL; encoded by the coding sequence ATGAGCGACATCGAAGTACCGATCTCGGGTGAGTCCATCAAACTAGGCCAGTTTATTAAACTGGCCAGCCTCGTTTCCACAGGTGGAGAGGCAAAAGCAGCAATTGCGGAAGGTGAAGTCACCGTCAACGGCGAGGTTGATACTCGCCGCGGCGCAACCCTGCACGCGGGTGACAAGGTCTGCGTGGGCACCATGTGCGCGGTGGTTGGCGTGGCCGATGACGATGATGATGACTACTTCGATGAAGCTACCGCCGATGACGATTTTGATCCTGAAAAGTGGAGGAACCTTTAA
- a CDS encoding VOC family protein gives MPAFMSEVGMPYWIDLTTSNPEKSAEFYRKVLGWEVTAETDEYRISRTQGLPIGGFIPQPADSTMPDTWVTYFRAGNLEKECQRAEELGGKVLSGPQQVELGQMALLTDAAGALFGLIEPTNTEQFVAAGEPGLPVWHELTATKDFAKALDFYGELFNWEIRTQPITGSGLAGEADYATAEEEGAPFAGIWNAKDKFPPQVGGFWQTYLGVRNMDEAINSAVESGGEVIREPWMSTFGLMALIADATGATITLTEVEDAPEDDVAEGDDLLGLDVEFPQQ, from the coding sequence ATGCCCGCATTTATGTCGGAAGTAGGCATGCCCTACTGGATTGATCTCACCACTTCTAACCCGGAAAAGTCGGCCGAGTTTTACCGCAAGGTGCTCGGCTGGGAGGTGACGGCGGAGACGGATGAGTACCGTATCAGCCGCACGCAGGGCCTTCCTATCGGCGGTTTCATTCCGCAGCCAGCGGATTCCACCATGCCGGATACCTGGGTGACTTACTTCCGCGCGGGCAATTTGGAGAAGGAATGCCAGCGCGCGGAGGAGCTCGGTGGCAAGGTATTGTCCGGGCCGCAGCAGGTTGAGCTGGGGCAGATGGCATTGCTTACCGATGCCGCCGGGGCGCTGTTCGGCCTTATCGAGCCAACGAACACTGAGCAGTTCGTTGCCGCCGGTGAGCCGGGTCTGCCGGTGTGGCATGAGCTGACCGCAACGAAGGATTTTGCTAAGGCGCTGGACTTTTACGGTGAGCTGTTCAACTGGGAAATCCGCACCCAGCCGATTACCGGTTCCGGCCTTGCCGGTGAAGCTGACTACGCGACGGCTGAAGAGGAAGGCGCACCGTTCGCGGGTATTTGGAACGCGAAGGATAAGTTCCCGCCACAGGTCGGGGGCTTCTGGCAGACCTACCTGGGTGTACGCAACATGGATGAGGCAATCAATTCTGCCGTGGAATCCGGCGGTGAGGTCATCCGCGAGCCGTGGATGTCTACCTTCGGCCTGATGGCGTTGATTGCTGATGCCACCGGTGCGACCATCACTCTGACTGAAGTTGAGGACGCTCCTGAGGACGACGTAGCCGAAGGTGATGACCTTCTTGGTTTGGACGTGGAGTTTCCCCAGCAATAA
- a CDS encoding PrsW family intramembrane metalloprotease, with product MSKFFRVLTIISMIVGVFGFLFMFLTALFMSPGLGLLSVVLTAVYFAIAIFLLSRLPFWPQKRAGESRLWIYAAMLWGGGVAIIFTFPIAIPVMDIFGYLGYRADVYSWGGAYPEEIIKALGIVVICLAFTQLSRPWHGFIVGGVIGLGFEVLENVLYGASGAQMHQDSDWAGFWETWGLRVLAGPGLHLVCTAIAGWGIGLALFAGSKSRMWRLGTALLWWFVAFTIHYAWNYNLVSNTSMIIKIVVVMAIMYFIFARICFRSMKLYRADLGQSYTPAALHKKHAAGVASHSVGRGLVIAGETPRPNQEGHHLRLRRPQERPQLQSE from the coding sequence ATGAGCAAGTTCTTTCGCGTTCTGACCATCATCAGCATGATCGTTGGAGTCTTCGGCTTCCTATTCATGTTCCTTACCGCGTTGTTTATGTCTCCTGGATTGGGTTTGCTCAGTGTTGTGTTGACTGCGGTGTATTTTGCCATCGCTATCTTCTTGCTTTCCCGCTTACCGTTTTGGCCGCAGAAGCGCGCAGGCGAATCACGACTGTGGATCTACGCCGCGATGCTGTGGGGTGGCGGTGTCGCCATCATTTTTACGTTTCCCATCGCCATACCGGTGATGGATATTTTCGGCTACCTCGGATACCGCGCCGACGTGTACTCCTGGGGCGGTGCTTATCCAGAAGAAATCATCAAAGCCCTCGGCATAGTGGTCATTTGTTTGGCCTTTACGCAACTATCGCGGCCGTGGCACGGGTTTATCGTCGGCGGCGTCATCGGCTTGGGCTTTGAGGTGCTAGAAAACGTGTTGTACGGCGCCAGCGGTGCCCAAATGCACCAGGATTCTGATTGGGCTGGGTTCTGGGAAACCTGGGGCCTGCGCGTTCTTGCTGGCCCTGGCCTGCACCTGGTGTGCACGGCGATTGCCGGTTGGGGGATCGGCTTGGCGCTATTTGCCGGCAGCAAGTCGCGCATGTGGCGTTTAGGTACCGCATTGTTGTGGTGGTTCGTGGCCTTCACCATCCACTACGCGTGGAACTATAACCTGGTGAGCAATACCTCGATGATCATCAAGATCGTCGTTGTCATGGCCATCATGTACTTCATCTTTGCGCGCATCTGCTTCCGCAGCATGAAGCTGTACCGAGCCGATCTGGGACAAAGCTATACCCCCGCAGCGCTTCACAAAAAGCATGCCGCAGGGGTTGCCAGCCATAGCGTCGGCCGGGGCCTAGTTATTGCTGGGGAAACTCCACGTCCAAACCAAGAAGGTCATCACCTTCGGCTACGTCGTCCTCAGGAGCGTCCTCAACTTCAGTCAGAGTGA
- a CDS encoding Na+/H+ antiporter NhaC family protein: protein MVESFPLLTILPPLVAIIMVIATKRVLLSLLSGSLLSILLITNFHPLESLKLLFSSVVELFWVEGALNWYNILILTFLLELGAITALVLMSGGTAAFSNWARKRVKSRRDSQILTAILGMAIFIDDYFNALAVGQISRPISDQQKVSRAKLAYLVDSSSAPTVVLVPLSSWGASIIGIMAPIIAASALTMSEMEVFLRSAVLNFYAVAAIILLWIVVLWQLDFGAMRKEEQRAALGEGVMAEGDDAPGQITDDLPTHHNGTISALVVPFVVLVVGVVGGMYISGALAAGSWSMLDAMANADVALTLNIGGVAGLLVALAYCVSYTRKNPKFDSRVIASGTLDGAKSMLPAIYILLLAWMLGSLIGQLGTGAYFASIVTSLSVPPVLLIPILFLVAAGMAFATGTSWGAFGILLPLAGEIINAAAPDGTLLIPAFGAVLAGSVWGDHSSPISDTTILSSTGAGCAVATHVNTQLPYAFVGAIAALVGYVLYAATTSAIIGFVSMLVALIVIAVVLKSMNKTTVAEVAAEA from the coding sequence ATGGTTGAATCTTTTCCTCTATTGACAATTTTGCCGCCGCTAGTAGCCATCATCATGGTCATTGCCACCAAGCGGGTGCTGTTGTCACTACTTTCAGGATCCCTGCTAAGTATCTTGTTGATCACAAATTTCCACCCACTGGAGAGCCTCAAATTGCTCTTTTCCAGCGTTGTGGAACTGTTCTGGGTTGAGGGTGCGCTCAACTGGTACAACATTTTGATCCTCACGTTCTTGCTGGAACTAGGCGCTATTACCGCATTGGTTCTGATGTCCGGCGGTACCGCCGCGTTCTCTAACTGGGCGCGCAAGCGTGTGAAAAGCCGGCGCGATTCCCAGATTCTTACCGCTATTTTAGGCATGGCCATCTTCATTGATGACTACTTCAACGCTTTGGCTGTGGGTCAGATTTCTCGCCCTATCTCCGACCAGCAGAAAGTCTCCCGCGCCAAGCTTGCCTACCTGGTTGATTCCAGTTCCGCCCCCACCGTTGTGCTTGTACCTCTCTCTAGCTGGGGCGCGTCCATCATCGGTATCATGGCACCTATCATCGCTGCTTCGGCGCTGACTATGAGTGAGATGGAAGTCTTTCTTCGCTCCGCAGTCTTGAACTTCTACGCTGTTGCCGCCATCATCCTGCTGTGGATTGTTGTGCTGTGGCAACTGGACTTCGGCGCGATGCGCAAGGAAGAACAGCGCGCTGCCCTCGGTGAAGGCGTCATGGCTGAAGGCGATGACGCACCAGGTCAGATTACGGATGACTTGCCTACCCACCACAACGGCACCATTTCTGCTTTGGTTGTTCCATTCGTGGTTCTGGTTGTCGGCGTTGTGGGCGGCATGTACATCTCCGGTGCGCTCGCAGCAGGTTCCTGGTCCATGCTGGATGCGATGGCTAATGCCGATGTGGCGTTGACTCTGAATATTGGCGGTGTTGCCGGTCTGCTGGTCGCGCTTGCTTACTGTGTTAGCTACACGCGTAAGAACCCGAAGTTTGATTCCCGCGTTATTGCCAGCGGCACCTTGGACGGCGCAAAATCGATGCTTCCAGCGATTTACATTTTGCTCCTAGCCTGGATGCTGGGTTCTTTGATTGGTCAGCTGGGCACCGGCGCTTACTTCGCAAGCATTGTCACCAGCTTGTCCGTTCCACCAGTCTTGTTGATTCCTATTCTATTCCTCGTCGCCGCCGGTATGGCGTTTGCGACCGGCACCTCCTGGGGTGCATTCGGCATTCTGTTACCGCTGGCGGGTGAAATCATCAACGCTGCTGCGCCCGATGGCACCTTGTTGATTCCAGCCTTCGGTGCGGTTCTTGCCGGTTCAGTCTGGGGTGACCACTCCTCCCCTATCTCAGACACCACCATTTTGTCTTCCACAGGTGCGGGTTGTGCCGTGGCAACGCACGTTAATACGCAGCTGCCTTATGCCTTCGTTGGCGCCATTGCCGCATTGGTCGGTTACGTGCTTTATGCAGCGACTACCTCTGCAATCATCGGCTTTGTCAGCATGCTCGTAGCACTCATTGTTATCGCTGTGGTTCTCAAATCCATGAACAAAACCACCGTTGCTGAAGTCGCCGCTGAAGCATAG
- a CDS encoding M13 family metallopeptidase: protein MTQLKDLYQFVNGPYLKSHVIPDDRGVDGTFHELRDQAEELSHEIVKEDTGRAGTVYTSFMDAEGINAAGMAPLDADLDRLAVADVDEFATVLGELERFGVSSPVTFWVEKDSGSENCVAYIIQSGLGLPDEAYYREESHAETLAAYQVHVEEMLGFLDPARLFGLGAKVAAERIVNLEKQIAAGHWDVVATRDAVKTYNPTEFTDLPEIVRTVLTGAGISAHRVVNMMPSYQEHLAQLLTETQLADWQLWATWSILRARAGVLPEVVGKKNFEFYGTKLTGATQQRDRWKRALGLAEGMVGQEIGKIFVERHFPASSKAEMDELVEYLVRAYRERISKLEWMTPETRERALEKLGKFKAKIGFPDTWRDYSGLEFSAQGTDLVENLRNGNAWAHDFELNKIGKPTDRDEWFSTPQTVNAFYNPVVNDITFPAAILRPPFYNPEADAAENFGAIGAVIGHEIGHGFDDQGSQYDGEGNLNSWWSDTDRAAFENLTSKLVEQFDGEVPSVLKDAGIESGGVNGEFTLGENIGDLGGLGITVVAYRMYCEDKGLDINGQKAKFEVEGGSDELAAGEFTGLQRLFLAWARAWRTAIRPEMATQYLAMDPHSPAEFRCNLIAANIEEFYEAFDVAEDGPMFVEEKDRVTIW, encoded by the coding sequence ATGACGCAACTTAAAGACTTGTACCAATTTGTTAACGGGCCTTACCTAAAGTCCCATGTCATCCCCGATGACCGCGGTGTTGATGGCACCTTCCATGAACTGCGAGATCAGGCGGAAGAGCTTTCACACGAGATTGTTAAGGAAGACACCGGCCGCGCTGGCACTGTCTATACTTCTTTTATGGATGCCGAAGGCATCAACGCTGCCGGCATGGCACCGCTGGATGCTGATCTGGACCGTTTGGCTGTAGCTGACGTTGATGAGTTCGCAACGGTTCTGGGTGAACTAGAGCGCTTCGGTGTGAGCTCCCCGGTGACCTTCTGGGTGGAGAAGGATTCCGGTTCGGAAAACTGCGTTGCTTATATCATCCAGTCCGGATTGGGCCTGCCGGATGAGGCTTACTACCGCGAGGAATCACACGCAGAGACCTTGGCGGCATACCAAGTCCACGTGGAAGAGATGCTGGGCTTTTTGGATCCTGCTCGCCTCTTTGGCCTCGGTGCCAAGGTTGCAGCTGAGCGCATTGTGAACCTGGAAAAGCAGATTGCGGCTGGCCACTGGGATGTTGTTGCTACCCGTGATGCGGTCAAGACCTATAACCCAACTGAGTTCACTGACTTGCCAGAAATTGTTCGCACGGTGCTGACCGGCGCCGGTATTTCAGCGCACCGCGTGGTCAACATGATGCCTTCTTATCAAGAGCACTTGGCGCAGCTTCTGACTGAAACCCAGCTGGCAGATTGGCAGCTGTGGGCAACCTGGTCCATCCTGCGCGCACGCGCCGGTGTTCTTCCAGAAGTAGTAGGGAAGAAGAACTTTGAGTTCTACGGCACCAAGCTCACTGGTGCGACCCAGCAGCGTGACCGTTGGAAGCGAGCCCTCGGTCTGGCTGAGGGCATGGTGGGCCAGGAGATTGGCAAGATCTTCGTCGAGCGCCACTTTCCGGCATCGTCCAAGGCAGAGATGGATGAACTGGTGGAATACCTGGTTCGTGCTTACCGCGAGCGCATTTCTAAGCTCGAGTGGATGACCCCGGAAACCCGCGAGCGCGCACTGGAGAAACTAGGTAAGTTCAAGGCCAAGATTGGCTTCCCTGATACCTGGCGTGATTACTCCGGTCTGGAATTCTCAGCTCAGGGCACTGACCTGGTGGAGAACCTGCGCAACGGTAATGCGTGGGCGCATGATTTTGAACTGAACAAGATTGGCAAGCCAACGGATCGTGATGAATGGTTTAGCACCCCGCAGACGGTGAACGCTTTCTACAATCCGGTGGTCAATGACATCACCTTCCCGGCAGCAATCTTGCGTCCTCCTTTCTATAACCCAGAGGCAGATGCGGCGGAGAACTTCGGTGCCATCGGCGCGGTTATTGGCCACGAGATCGGACACGGTTTTGATGATCAGGGCTCGCAGTATGACGGCGAAGGAAACTTGAATTCCTGGTGGTCTGATACTGACCGCGCGGCATTTGAAAACCTGACCTCCAAGCTGGTGGAGCAGTTCGACGGCGAGGTGCCTTCGGTGCTCAAGGACGCCGGTATTGAATCCGGTGGAGTCAATGGTGAGTTCACATTGGGTGAGAACATCGGTGACCTGGGCGGACTGGGTATCACCGTGGTTGCCTACCGCATGTACTGCGAAGACAAGGGCTTGGACATCAACGGCCAGAAGGCCAAGTTTGAGGTCGAAGGCGGTTCAGATGAGCTCGCCGCAGGGGAGTTCACCGGCCTGCAGCGTCTTTTCCTGGCGTGGGCACGCGCATGGCGCACCGCCATTCGCCCGGAGATGGCAACGCAGTATCTAGCGATGGACCCTCACTCACCGGCAGAGTTCCGCTGCAACTTGATTGCCGCAAACATCGAAGAATTCTACGAGGCATTCGACGTCGCCGAAGACGGCCCAATGTTTGTAGAAGAAAAGGACCGCGTCACCATCTGGTAG
- a CDS encoding alpha/beta hydrolase, translated as MTDKVNDVENQQWHIGGYDHKMSQEGQLEQLYSHLEAHFPLPDFTPPWKGGAGDPLPADNYSAKLTDRITQSSMMVLGTAVDHAMPGVAFTEGIDVTTPGDGLTQFTPTSQDSAELSSSRWIVSFHSGGWWRGSGAALEMQWQPEVAAVANLAGVTALDVDYPLAPQHTVADMVAAGRAAIKHARNNGAEKIVLWGYSSGGALATLLADAPSIDALLLTYPDFAALDGLPNDIRDEETLPASDVWPKTYIQIALQDEVVDNANTRAVAQGAPELTMAEYVSRHRISTPEVARQRVRDVADFIKALG; from the coding sequence ATGACTGACAAGGTGAATGACGTTGAAAATCAGCAGTGGCATATCGGCGGATATGACCACAAGATGAGCCAAGAGGGCCAGCTGGAACAGCTGTATTCGCACCTCGAGGCTCATTTTCCGCTTCCTGATTTCACGCCACCGTGGAAAGGCGGCGCCGGCGATCCGCTTCCGGCGGATAATTATAGTGCCAAGCTGACCGACCGCATCACGCAGTCCTCAATGATGGTGCTGGGCACCGCCGTGGATCACGCGATGCCCGGTGTCGCCTTCACCGAAGGCATTGACGTCACCACGCCAGGCGACGGCCTTACCCAGTTCACCCCTACTAGCCAGGACAGCGCTGAGCTGTCCTCATCAAGGTGGATTGTTTCTTTCCATTCCGGCGGCTGGTGGCGCGGTTCGGGCGCGGCACTGGAGATGCAGTGGCAGCCGGAGGTCGCCGCGGTCGCGAACCTCGCCGGGGTTACGGCGTTGGATGTGGATTATCCACTGGCGCCGCAACACACGGTTGCAGACATGGTCGCCGCAGGCCGCGCAGCCATTAAACATGCGCGCAACAACGGCGCCGAAAAGATTGTGCTGTGGGGATATTCCTCAGGTGGTGCACTCGCAACATTGCTTGCCGATGCCCCCTCCATCGACGCCCTTCTCCTTACCTATCCAGACTTCGCAGCCCTCGATGGACTGCCCAATGACATTCGCGACGAGGAAACTTTGCCCGCGAGTGATGTGTGGCCAAAGACCTATATCCAGATTGCGCTGCAAGACGAAGTCGTCGATAACGCCAACACCCGCGCCGTCGCACAAGGCGCGCCGGAGCTCACTATGGCGGAGTACGTCTCCCGTCACCGCATCTCCACGCCGGAAGTCGCCCGCCAGCGCGTGCGCGACGTCGCCGACTTCATCAAAGCCCTGGGATAG